In Oncorhynchus gorbuscha isolate QuinsamMale2020 ecotype Even-year linkage group LG08, OgorEven_v1.0, whole genome shotgun sequence, one genomic interval encodes:
- the LOC124041391 gene encoding placenta-specific protein 9-like: protein MTRPYTISLGLLLLLIGYAAAGPESALQPRDVRSSACQDHSTLHDRLDVVEKHVEDTVQKLEAELAMLLDAIEAPEWSPLLETVGKPLVDILDGQGLGENGDS, encoded by the exons ATGACCCGCCCCTACACCATCTCACTTGGACTCCTGCTCCTCCTCATTGGCTACGCAGCGGCAG GACCCGAGTCTGCGCTCCAACCCAGAGATGTCCGGTCGAGTGCCTGTCAGGACCACAGTACTCTTCATGACAGACTGgatgtagtggagaag CATGTAGAGGACACAGTACAAAAGCTGGAGGCTGAGCTGGCCATGCTGCTGGATGCCATAGAAGCCCCCGAGTGGAGTCCCCTGCTGGAAACTGTTGGAAAACCATTGGTGGACATCCTGGACggccagggactgggagagaatGGCGACtcctga